The Lacipirellula parvula genome window below encodes:
- a CDS encoding DUF3592 domain-containing protein translates to MKSLVSTENATGVKQWMQSILVILFALPFAGVGVFMAGWVVRDVWTYNAIQSWQATPAMLLETELKGTGSQRATARYRYEVDGNSYECDRVALHAGADNIGKFQRERGEELERLFKQGKPITAYVNPADPAEAILFRDLRPGMLAFKAIFALVFGAVGFGIIGAAIMAALGRDGKAEAKASQEPSLEPWLAKEAWRTGRIRTSAGPIWGALLMAGFWNLISTPVFYQAATDGEVEWYILSLISLFPLVGFVLAVSACYLWLQHWKWGVSEFEMAAVPGVLGGPLAGVIHVPRSIESPEGIVIRLACVESKREGKHTKTTTLWDEERTIIRNLSTPGGAETLIPVQFVIPYGLPDSGANGVTWKLSAAAKTTGIDYGAEFDVPVFKTEASSPTPSTIEIDDGKLFAPITLESIARGSGASVEEDLPDRKQLNFPMARQRGLSFGATLFTVIWIGVSVGLFYSGAPRFLAWLFSGISVVLLPMLVSTVLERTRLEFGSHGVKYTRQIAGIGRERSVAAENISSVTATKSGMSSNTTTYWKVELLERGGACHTLVTAIPKRQLAERLAEEIAAATGISQSRKGSGCSRMELESELPADLRGG, encoded by the coding sequence ATGAAGTCGCTTGTAAGCACCGAGAATGCCACGGGCGTTAAGCAGTGGATGCAGTCGATTTTGGTGATCTTGTTCGCGCTCCCCTTCGCCGGCGTCGGCGTGTTTATGGCTGGCTGGGTTGTACGCGACGTATGGACTTACAATGCGATTCAGTCGTGGCAGGCGACGCCCGCCATGCTTTTGGAGACTGAACTCAAGGGCACAGGTTCCCAGCGGGCGACTGCGCGCTATCGGTACGAGGTCGACGGCAACAGCTACGAGTGCGATCGAGTCGCCCTACATGCAGGCGCCGATAACATTGGCAAGTTTCAGCGCGAACGCGGCGAAGAACTGGAGCGGCTATTCAAACAAGGCAAGCCGATCACCGCGTACGTCAATCCAGCCGACCCGGCCGAAGCGATTCTCTTTCGTGATTTGCGTCCGGGAATGCTGGCGTTCAAAGCAATATTCGCCTTGGTCTTCGGCGCTGTTGGATTTGGCATCATCGGCGCCGCCATCATGGCGGCGTTGGGACGGGACGGAAAGGCGGAAGCGAAGGCGAGCCAAGAGCCGTCGCTGGAACCTTGGCTTGCGAAAGAGGCGTGGCGAACAGGGCGAATCCGCACAAGCGCGGGCCCGATCTGGGGAGCGCTGCTGATGGCCGGTTTTTGGAATCTGATCAGCACGCCGGTTTTCTATCAGGCGGCGACCGATGGCGAGGTTGAGTGGTATATCCTCTCGCTGATCAGCCTCTTTCCCTTGGTCGGCTTCGTCCTGGCCGTCTCGGCCTGCTATTTGTGGCTGCAGCATTGGAAGTGGGGCGTCTCGGAGTTTGAAATGGCCGCCGTTCCGGGAGTGCTGGGCGGCCCCTTGGCCGGGGTGATCCACGTGCCACGGTCGATCGAGTCGCCGGAGGGAATCGTCATCCGGCTGGCCTGCGTCGAAAGTAAGCGAGAAGGGAAACATACGAAGACGACGACGCTGTGGGACGAAGAACGCACCATTATCCGCAACCTCTCCACGCCCGGCGGCGCTGAGACGTTGATTCCGGTCCAGTTCGTGATTCCCTACGGCCTGCCCGATAGCGGCGCCAACGGCGTGACTTGGAAGCTATCGGCTGCCGCAAAAACGACCGGCATCGACTACGGGGCTGAATTCGATGTGCCAGTCTTCAAAACGGAGGCGAGCTCGCCGACTCCGTCGACGATCGAGATCGACGACGGCAAGCTCTTCGCCCCGATCACGCTGGAGTCGATTGCCAGAGGATCGGGGGCCAGTGTGGAGGAGGACCTGCCCGATCGGAAGCAACTCAACTTTCCGATGGCTCGTCAGCGCGGATTGTCGTTCGGCGCCACGCTCTTCACCGTCATCTGGATCGGCGTCAGCGTCGGGTTGTTTTACAGCGGCGCTCCGCGCTTCCTTGCCTGGTTGTTCAGCGGCATTTCCGTGGTCTTACTTCCGATGCTCGTCTCCACTGTGCTGGAGCGGACGCGACTAGAGTTTGGCAGCCACGGCGTGAAATACACGCGGCAGATCGCAGGCATCGGACGCGAGCGGTCGGTGGCTGCGGAGAATATTTCCAGCGTCACGGCGACCAAGTCGGGGATGAGTTCGAACACCACGACCTATTGGAAAGTGGAACTGCTTGAGCGGGGAGGCGCCTGCCATACGCTGGTCACCGCCATTCCGAAGCGGCAATTGGCCGAACGCCTTGCCGAGGAGATTGCCGCGGCGACGGGAATCTCCCAATCGCGCAAGGGTTCCGGGTGTTCGCGCATGGAACTCGAAAGCGAGTTGCCGGCCGACTTGCGGGGCGGTTAG
- a CDS encoding S66 peptidase family protein has protein sequence MIHRVKTQLVVSMAVAITAVSAVCSAAEPQKLVWPKRLAPGDTIALIAPAGPPDREQVMRFKNHVEQRGYKVKLREDMFNVEGYLAGSDKRRAEEFNEAFADPEVDGVLAVRGGYGCMRMMPLIDWDVVKKNPKLLLGYSDITALHAGMNKVGIVSFHGPGPASGLGSEKGPTEFTGKYLLRAVEASPESPAGPYTVEVPKDVSEVDSFGKGKATSRLVGGNLSLISALEGTPYAIDTDGAILVIEDVNEAPYRIDRMIQQLKLAGKLDNIKGAVLGKFTEDFVREDKLTDDQRFDTTGVLRQYFENLGVPVLVNFPIGHYPQNCTVPLGGEVEIDADAKTLKILAP, from the coding sequence ATGATTCATCGAGTGAAGACGCAGTTAGTCGTAAGTATGGCAGTAGCCATTACAGCAGTGAGCGCGGTTTGTTCCGCCGCGGAGCCGCAGAAGCTGGTGTGGCCGAAGCGGCTGGCGCCTGGCGATACGATCGCGCTGATCGCCCCGGCCGGGCCGCCCGATCGCGAGCAGGTGATGCGATTCAAGAATCACGTCGAGCAGCGCGGCTACAAGGTGAAGCTCCGCGAGGACATGTTCAACGTCGAGGGATACCTCGCCGGCAGCGACAAGCGGCGGGCGGAGGAGTTCAACGAAGCGTTCGCCGATCCCGAGGTCGACGGCGTGCTGGCGGTGCGCGGCGGCTACGGCTGCATGCGGATGATGCCGCTCATCGATTGGGATGTAGTGAAGAAGAACCCGAAGCTGCTGCTTGGCTACAGCGATATCACGGCGCTTCATGCCGGGATGAATAAGGTTGGGATTGTCAGCTTTCACGGTCCAGGCCCGGCGTCGGGGCTCGGCAGCGAGAAGGGGCCGACGGAGTTTACTGGCAAGTACCTGCTTCGCGCCGTCGAAGCCTCGCCCGAGTCGCCGGCTGGTCCCTACACGGTCGAGGTGCCGAAGGATGTTTCTGAGGTTGATTCGTTCGGCAAAGGCAAGGCGACGAGCCGGCTCGTCGGCGGCAATCTGTCGCTGATCTCTGCCCTCGAAGGGACGCCGTACGCGATCGATACGGATGGCGCGATTCTGGTGATCGAAGACGTCAACGAGGCGCCCTATCGGATCGACCGGATGATTCAACAACTGAAGCTGGCCGGCAAGCTCGACAACATCAAAGGCGCCGTGCTGGGCAAGTTCACCGAGGACTTCGTTCGAGAGGATAAGCTGACCGACGACCAGCGGTTCGATACGACCGGCGTGCTGCGGCAGTACTTTGAAAACCTCGGCGTGCCGGTGCTGGTCAACTTCCCGATCGGCCACTACCCGCAGAACTGCACCGTGCCGCTGGGGGGCGAGGTTGAGATCGACGCTGATGCGAAGACGCTCAAAATTCTTGCTCCTTAG
- a CDS encoding DUF1501 domain-containing protein, producing MAFSLQHHTHVSLRGNRVVRRRDFLKASAACGLAASALSWTDVLAARADELRDRGMACILLWMSGGPSQFETFSPKPGHANGGETKAIDTSVSGIQIAENLPHMAKVANELAIIRSMTSKEGNHQRATYLLHHGYLPMASVKHPTLGANVADQIGSAASELPSFVQIGGRLPNSGGGGLLGVDYDPLIIQSASKPPQNTTPSSEATRFARRMQLLESMQGDFAAAGGAQVVADQLKVAKRATDMIHSPRMEVFDIEREPEQVRESYGSGEFAAGCLMARRLVEQGVTFVEVHARGWDTHQDNFAAVRNLCGNVDQPSARLIADLKERGMLEKTLVIWMGEFGRTPQINPRGGRDHFPKAFNVALAGGGVRGGQVIGATNDAGTEVTDRPVLIPDLFRSVYHTLGIDADYENMSGGGRPIKIVDGGEVVEELFS from the coding sequence ATGGCCTTCTCACTACAACATCACACGCACGTCTCCCTCCGCGGCAACCGCGTCGTCCGCCGGCGTGACTTCCTCAAGGCATCAGCCGCTTGCGGCTTAGCGGCCAGTGCCCTTAGCTGGACCGACGTGCTCGCCGCGCGTGCCGACGAACTTCGCGACCGCGGCATGGCCTGCATCCTCCTCTGGATGAGCGGCGGCCCCTCGCAGTTCGAAACCTTCAGCCCCAAGCCGGGCCACGCGAACGGCGGCGAGACGAAGGCGATCGACACCAGCGTCTCCGGCATTCAGATCGCCGAGAACCTTCCCCACATGGCGAAGGTCGCCAACGAGCTCGCGATCATCCGCTCGATGACGAGCAAAGAAGGCAACCACCAACGGGCGACCTACTTGCTCCACCATGGCTACCTGCCGATGGCGAGCGTGAAGCACCCGACGCTTGGCGCCAACGTCGCCGATCAAATCGGTAGCGCCGCCAGCGAATTGCCGAGCTTCGTCCAAATCGGCGGCCGGCTGCCGAACTCAGGCGGCGGCGGGCTCCTCGGCGTCGATTACGATCCGCTCATCATTCAATCGGCCTCGAAGCCGCCGCAAAACACGACGCCATCGTCGGAAGCCACTCGCTTCGCCCGCCGGATGCAGTTGCTCGAATCGATGCAAGGCGACTTCGCCGCGGCGGGCGGCGCCCAGGTCGTCGCCGACCAACTGAAAGTCGCCAAGCGGGCGACCGACATGATCCACAGCCCGCGGATGGAAGTCTTCGACATCGAACGCGAGCCCGAGCAGGTTCGCGAGTCGTACGGCAGCGGCGAGTTTGCCGCGGGCTGCCTGATGGCCCGCCGGCTGGTGGAGCAGGGGGTCACCTTCGTCGAGGTCCACGCTCGGGGCTGGGACACGCACCAGGATAACTTCGCCGCCGTGCGAAATCTGTGCGGCAACGTCGATCAACCGTCGGCCCGCCTCATCGCCGACCTGAAAGAGCGCGGCATGCTTGAGAAGACGCTCGTCATTTGGATGGGCGAGTTCGGCCGCACGCCGCAGATCAACCCTCGCGGCGGCCGCGATCACTTCCCAAAAGCGTTCAACGTCGCCCTCGCCGGCGGCGGCGTCCGCGGCGGGCAAGTCATCGGCGCCACCAACGACGCCGGCACGGAAGTGACCGACCGCCCCGTGCTGATCCCCGACCTCTTCCGCTCGGTCTACCACACGCTCGGCATCGACGCCGACTACGAAAACATGAGCGGCGGCGGGAGGCCAATCAAAATCGTTGACGGCGGCGAGGTGGTTGAAGAGTTATTTTCTTAG